Proteins encoded within one genomic window of Onychostoma macrolepis isolate SWU-2019 chromosome 11, ASM1243209v1, whole genome shotgun sequence:
- the zgc:158270 gene encoding atlastin-2 isoform X3, producing the protein MEEIYLKPFQSLMFLIRDWSYPYEHAYGLDGGKNFLEKRLQVKQNQHEELQNVRKHIHSCFSSISCFLLPHPGLKVATNPHFDGRLRDIDAEFKRELVSLVPLLLSPENLMEKEISGSKVTCRDLLQYFRAYMKIYQGEELPHPKSMLQATAEANNLAAVAGAKDTYSRSMEQVCGGDRPYMAPADLERSHEELKQSCVRQFRSVKKMGGEDFCRRYQEQLEQEIDEAYASFLKHNDGKNIFFAARTPATLFVVMFMMYVASALTGFVGLSSVAALCNLLMGLALAALCVWAYVKYSGEFREVGSFIDRLAETLWEQRTPRKVFSKLFEVARSKVTLSAVMQTQRQRLSSNNNVKKRN; encoded by the exons ATGGAGGAGATCTACCTCAAACCCTTCCAG TCGCTGATGTTTCTGATTCGGGACTGGAGTTACCCGTACGAACACGCTTACGGTCTGGATGGAGGAAAAAACTTCCTAGAGAAGAGGCTGCAG GTCAAGCAGAATCAGCATGAAGAGTTGCAGAACGTCAGGAAGCACATCCACTCCTGCTTCTCCAGCATCAGCTGCTTCCTGCTGCCGCACCCCGGGCTCAAGGTGGCCACCAACCCGCACTTTGACGGCCGCTTACGAG ACATCGATGCGGAGTTCAAGAGAGAGCTGGTGAGTCTGGTGCCGCTGCTTTTATCTCCTGAGAATCTGATGGAGAAGGAGATCAGCGGCTCTAAAGTCACGTGTCGAGATCTGCTGCAGTATTTCAGA GCCTACATGAAGATCTATCAGGGTGAAGAACTGCCTCATCCCAAGTCCATGTTACAG GCGACAGCTGAAGCCAATAACCTGGCCGCTGTAGCAGGAGCTAAAGACACGTACAGCAGGAGCATGGAGCAG GTGTGCGGTGGAGACCGGCCCTACATGGCTCCGGCGGATCTGGAGCGCAGTCACGAGGAGCTGAAGCAGAGCTGTGTGCGTCAGTTCCGCAGCGTGAAGAAGATGGGCGGCGAGGACTTCTGCCGCCGCTATCAGGAGCAGCTGGAGCAGGAGATCGACGAGGCCTACGCCAGCTTCCTCAAACACAACGACGGAAAGAACATTTTCTTCGCGGCGCGCACGCCGGCCACGCTGTTCGTCGTGATGTTCATGATGTACGTGGCGTCGGCGCTGACGGGCTTCGTGGGTCTGAGCTCTGTGGCGGCGCTGTGTAACCTGCTGATGGGGCTGGCGCTGGCGGCGCTCTGCGTCTGGGCCTATGTTAAATACTCAGGGGAGTTCAGAGAGGTGGGCAGCTTCATCGACCGGCTGGCAGAAACCCTGTGGGAGCAG AGGACGCCGCGGAAG GTCTTTTCCAAACTGTTCGAGGTCGCGCGGAGCAAAGTGACGCTGAGCGCCGTGATGCAGACGCAGCGACAGAGACTGTCCTCAAACAACAACGTCAAGAAGAGGAACTAG
- the zgc:158270 gene encoding atlastin-2 isoform X2 — MAEESSLKHRNHTGQNCTGSRYHEGVSGAEDVRWKMSSSDWSPQQLLDELEASGPVQIVIADEENHEFSLDEEALERILLQERVRDLHVVVVSVAGAFRKGKSFLLDFMLRYMYSQGSDAWLGGNDEPLTGFTWRGGCERETTGIQAWSHVFEVEKPDGSRVAVLLLDTQGAFDSQSTIKDCATLFALSTMTSSVQVYNLSQNVQEDDLQHLQLFTEYGRLAMEEIYLKPFQSLMFLIRDWSYPYEHAYGLDGGKNFLEKRLQVKQNQHEELQNVRKHIHSCFSSISCFLLPHPGLKVATNPHFDGRLRDIDAEFKRELVSLVPLLLSPENLMEKEISGSKVTCRDLLQYFRAYMKIYQGEELPHPKSMLQATAEANNLAAVAGAKDTYSRSMEQVCGGDRPYMAPADLERSHEELKQSCVRQFRSVKKMGGEDFCRRYQEQLEQEIDEAYASFLKHNDGKNIFFAARTPATLFVVMFMMYVASALTGFVGLSSVAALCNLLMGLALAALCVWAYVKYSGEFREVGSFIDRLAETLWEQVFSKLFEVARSKVTLSAVMQTQRQRLSSNNNVKKRN, encoded by the exons ATGGCGGAGGAGAGCAGCTTAAAGCACCGGAATCACACCGGACAGAACTGCACCGGCAGCCGCTATCACGAAG GGGTTTCTGGGGCGGAGGATGTCCGGTGGAAGATGAGCTCCTCTGATTGGTCCCCGCAGCAACTGCTGGACGAGCTGGAGGCGTCCGGACCCGTGCAGATCGTCATCGCAGACGAGGAGAATCACGAGTTCTCTCTGGACGAGGAGGCGCTGGAGAGGATCTTGCTGCAGGAGCGAGTGAGGGATCTCCACGTGGTGGTGGTGTCTGTGGCCGGAGCGTTCCGCAAGGGCAAATCCTTCCTGCTGGACTTCATGCTCCGATACATGTACAGCCAG GGCTCAGACGCGTGGCTGGGTGGGAACGACGAGCCGCTGACGGGCTTCACCTGGAGGGGCGGCTGTGAGCGCGAGACCACCGGCATTCAGGCCTGGAGCCACGTGTTTGAGGTGGAGAAACCGGACGGGAGCAGG GTGGCCGTGCTGCTCCTGGACACGCAGGGAGCGTTTGACAGTCAGTCCACCATCAAAGACTGCGCCACCCTGTTCGCCCTCAGCACCATGACCAGCTCCGTACAG GTCTATAACTTATCCCAAAACGTTCAAGAAGACGATCTGCAGCATCTTCAG CTCTTCACAGAGTATGGCCGACTGGCCATGGAGGAGATCTACCTCAAACCCTTCCAG TCGCTGATGTTTCTGATTCGGGACTGGAGTTACCCGTACGAACACGCTTACGGTCTGGATGGAGGAAAAAACTTCCTAGAGAAGAGGCTGCAG GTCAAGCAGAATCAGCATGAAGAGTTGCAGAACGTCAGGAAGCACATCCACTCCTGCTTCTCCAGCATCAGCTGCTTCCTGCTGCCGCACCCCGGGCTCAAGGTGGCCACCAACCCGCACTTTGACGGCCGCTTACGAG ACATCGATGCGGAGTTCAAGAGAGAGCTGGTGAGTCTGGTGCCGCTGCTTTTATCTCCTGAGAATCTGATGGAGAAGGAGATCAGCGGCTCTAAAGTCACGTGTCGAGATCTGCTGCAGTATTTCAGA GCCTACATGAAGATCTATCAGGGTGAAGAACTGCCTCATCCCAAGTCCATGTTACAG GCGACAGCTGAAGCCAATAACCTGGCCGCTGTAGCAGGAGCTAAAGACACGTACAGCAGGAGCATGGAGCAG GTGTGCGGTGGAGACCGGCCCTACATGGCTCCGGCGGATCTGGAGCGCAGTCACGAGGAGCTGAAGCAGAGCTGTGTGCGTCAGTTCCGCAGCGTGAAGAAGATGGGCGGCGAGGACTTCTGCCGCCGCTATCAGGAGCAGCTGGAGCAGGAGATCGACGAGGCCTACGCCAGCTTCCTCAAACACAACGACGGAAAGAACATTTTCTTCGCGGCGCGCACGCCGGCCACGCTGTTCGTCGTGATGTTCATGATGTACGTGGCGTCGGCGCTGACGGGCTTCGTGGGTCTGAGCTCTGTGGCGGCGCTGTGTAACCTGCTGATGGGGCTGGCGCTGGCGGCGCTCTGCGTCTGGGCCTATGTTAAATACTCAGGGGAGTTCAGAGAGGTGGGCAGCTTCATCGACCGGCTGGCAGAAACCCTGTGGGAGCAG GTCTTTTCCAAACTGTTCGAGGTCGCGCGGAGCAAAGTGACGCTGAGCGCCGTGATGCAGACGCAGCGACAGAGACTGTCCTCAAACAACAACGTCAAGAAGAGGAACTAG
- the zgc:158270 gene encoding atlastin-2 isoform X1 yields MAEESSLKHRNHTGQNCTGSRYHEGVSGAEDVRWKMSSSDWSPQQLLDELEASGPVQIVIADEENHEFSLDEEALERILLQERVRDLHVVVVSVAGAFRKGKSFLLDFMLRYMYSQGSDAWLGGNDEPLTGFTWRGGCERETTGIQAWSHVFEVEKPDGSRVAVLLLDTQGAFDSQSTIKDCATLFALSTMTSSVQVYNLSQNVQEDDLQHLQLFTEYGRLAMEEIYLKPFQSLMFLIRDWSYPYEHAYGLDGGKNFLEKRLQVKQNQHEELQNVRKHIHSCFSSISCFLLPHPGLKVATNPHFDGRLRDIDAEFKRELVSLVPLLLSPENLMEKEISGSKVTCRDLLQYFRAYMKIYQGEELPHPKSMLQATAEANNLAAVAGAKDTYSRSMEQVCGGDRPYMAPADLERSHEELKQSCVRQFRSVKKMGGEDFCRRYQEQLEQEIDEAYASFLKHNDGKNIFFAARTPATLFVVMFMMYVASALTGFVGLSSVAALCNLLMGLALAALCVWAYVKYSGEFREVGSFIDRLAETLWEQRTPRKVFSKLFEVARSKVTLSAVMQTQRQRLSSNNNVKKRN; encoded by the exons ATGGCGGAGGAGAGCAGCTTAAAGCACCGGAATCACACCGGACAGAACTGCACCGGCAGCCGCTATCACGAAG GGGTTTCTGGGGCGGAGGATGTCCGGTGGAAGATGAGCTCCTCTGATTGGTCCCCGCAGCAACTGCTGGACGAGCTGGAGGCGTCCGGACCCGTGCAGATCGTCATCGCAGACGAGGAGAATCACGAGTTCTCTCTGGACGAGGAGGCGCTGGAGAGGATCTTGCTGCAGGAGCGAGTGAGGGATCTCCACGTGGTGGTGGTGTCTGTGGCCGGAGCGTTCCGCAAGGGCAAATCCTTCCTGCTGGACTTCATGCTCCGATACATGTACAGCCAG GGCTCAGACGCGTGGCTGGGTGGGAACGACGAGCCGCTGACGGGCTTCACCTGGAGGGGCGGCTGTGAGCGCGAGACCACCGGCATTCAGGCCTGGAGCCACGTGTTTGAGGTGGAGAAACCGGACGGGAGCAGG GTGGCCGTGCTGCTCCTGGACACGCAGGGAGCGTTTGACAGTCAGTCCACCATCAAAGACTGCGCCACCCTGTTCGCCCTCAGCACCATGACCAGCTCCGTACAG GTCTATAACTTATCCCAAAACGTTCAAGAAGACGATCTGCAGCATCTTCAG CTCTTCACAGAGTATGGCCGACTGGCCATGGAGGAGATCTACCTCAAACCCTTCCAG TCGCTGATGTTTCTGATTCGGGACTGGAGTTACCCGTACGAACACGCTTACGGTCTGGATGGAGGAAAAAACTTCCTAGAGAAGAGGCTGCAG GTCAAGCAGAATCAGCATGAAGAGTTGCAGAACGTCAGGAAGCACATCCACTCCTGCTTCTCCAGCATCAGCTGCTTCCTGCTGCCGCACCCCGGGCTCAAGGTGGCCACCAACCCGCACTTTGACGGCCGCTTACGAG ACATCGATGCGGAGTTCAAGAGAGAGCTGGTGAGTCTGGTGCCGCTGCTTTTATCTCCTGAGAATCTGATGGAGAAGGAGATCAGCGGCTCTAAAGTCACGTGTCGAGATCTGCTGCAGTATTTCAGA GCCTACATGAAGATCTATCAGGGTGAAGAACTGCCTCATCCCAAGTCCATGTTACAG GCGACAGCTGAAGCCAATAACCTGGCCGCTGTAGCAGGAGCTAAAGACACGTACAGCAGGAGCATGGAGCAG GTGTGCGGTGGAGACCGGCCCTACATGGCTCCGGCGGATCTGGAGCGCAGTCACGAGGAGCTGAAGCAGAGCTGTGTGCGTCAGTTCCGCAGCGTGAAGAAGATGGGCGGCGAGGACTTCTGCCGCCGCTATCAGGAGCAGCTGGAGCAGGAGATCGACGAGGCCTACGCCAGCTTCCTCAAACACAACGACGGAAAGAACATTTTCTTCGCGGCGCGCACGCCGGCCACGCTGTTCGTCGTGATGTTCATGATGTACGTGGCGTCGGCGCTGACGGGCTTCGTGGGTCTGAGCTCTGTGGCGGCGCTGTGTAACCTGCTGATGGGGCTGGCGCTGGCGGCGCTCTGCGTCTGGGCCTATGTTAAATACTCAGGGGAGTTCAGAGAGGTGGGCAGCTTCATCGACCGGCTGGCAGAAACCCTGTGGGAGCAG AGGACGCCGCGGAAG GTCTTTTCCAAACTGTTCGAGGTCGCGCGGAGCAAAGTGACGCTGAGCGCCGTGATGCAGACGCAGCGACAGAGACTGTCCTCAAACAACAACGTCAAGAAGAGGAACTAG